In Choloepus didactylus isolate mChoDid1 chromosome X, mChoDid1.pri, whole genome shotgun sequence, a genomic segment contains:
- the YIPF6 gene encoding protein YIPF6 produces MLFLCLRMLQRGFADNEKDGGPHFAEVFVIVWFGAVTITLNSKLLGGNISFFQSLCVLGYCILPLTVAMLVCRLVLLAEPGQINFMVRLFVVTVMFAWSIIASTAFLADSQPPNCKALAVYPVFLFYFVISWMILTFTPQ; encoded by the exons ATGCTATTTCTCTGTCTCAGAATGCTTCAAAGAGGCTTTGCTGATAACGAAAAAGATGGAGGGCCCCACTTTGCTGAAGTGTTTGTAATTGTCTGGTTTGGTGCAGTTACAATCACCCTCAACTCAAAGCTTCTAGGAGGAAACAT ATCTTTTTTTCAGAGCCTCTGTGTGCTGGGTTACTGTATACTTCCTTTGACAGTAGCAATGCTTGTTTGCCGGCTGGTACTTTTGGCTGAGCCAGGACAAATAAACTTCATGGTCCGGCTTTTTGTGGTGACCGTGATGTTTGCCTGGTCTATCATAG CTTCTACAGCTTTTCTTGCTGATAGCCAACCTCCAAACTGTAAGGCCCTGGCTGTTTATCCTGTGTTCTTGTTCTATTTTGTCATCAGTTGGATGATTCTCACCTTTACTCCTCAGTAA